From a single Arachnia propionica genomic region:
- a CDS encoding NADH-quinone oxidoreductase subunit A, which produces MNLYIPIVGMVVLATVFVAVSMTLSILIGPGRKNRAKYDSYECGIQPTPQPVGGGRFPVKYYVIAMLFIVFDIEIVFLYPWAVTYSQLGLFGIIAIISFIVTVLVAYFYVKRRGGLDWD; this is translated from the coding sequence GTGAATCTCTACATTCCAATAGTCGGGATGGTGGTGCTGGCCACGGTGTTCGTGGCCGTGTCCATGACCCTGAGCATCCTCATCGGGCCCGGGCGCAAGAACCGTGCCAAGTACGACTCCTACGAGTGCGGCATCCAGCCCACCCCGCAGCCTGTCGGCGGGGGACGCTTCCCCGTGAAGTACTACGTGATCGCGATGTTGTTCATCGTCTTCGACATCGAGATCGTCTTTCTCTACCCGTGGGCCGTCACCTATAGCCAGCTCGGGCTCTTCGGGATCATCGCCATCATCAGCTTCATCGTGACGGTGCTGGTGGCCTATTTCTACGTCAAACGCCGCGGCGGCCTGGACTGGGACTGA
- a CDS encoding NADH-quinone oxidoreductase subunit B family protein — protein MGIEEKLPSGILLTTVEGIFGWVRKASFWPVTMGLACCAIEMMAYATPRFDSARWGQEVFRASPRQADLMIVSGRLSQKMAPIVRQVYDQMPNPKWVISMGACASSGGMFNNYAIVQGCDHIVPVDIYVPGCPPRPDMLIDAMFKLREEVAKRPIGPNEAAAIAAREEAALAAPATHELKGLMR, from the coding sequence ATGGGTATCGAAGAGAAACTTCCCTCCGGGATCCTGCTCACCACGGTCGAGGGGATCTTCGGCTGGGTGCGCAAGGCATCGTTTTGGCCCGTGACCATGGGCCTGGCCTGCTGCGCCATCGAGATGATGGCCTACGCCACCCCCCGCTTCGACTCGGCACGCTGGGGGCAGGAGGTCTTCCGTGCCTCGCCGCGCCAGGCCGACCTGATGATCGTTTCCGGACGGTTGTCGCAGAAGATGGCCCCCATCGTGCGGCAGGTCTACGACCAGATGCCGAACCCCAAGTGGGTGATCTCGATGGGTGCGTGTGCGTCCTCGGGCGGCATGTTCAACAACTACGCCATCGTTCAGGGCTGCGATCACATCGTGCCCGTCGACATCTACGTGCCCGGCTGCCCGCCCCGCCCCGACATGCTGATCGATGCCATGTTCAAGCTCCGCGAGGAGGTTGCGAAACGCCCGATCGGTCCGAACGAGGCCGCCGCCATCGCGGCCCGCGAGGAGGCCGCCCTGGCTGCGCCCGCGACCCACGAGCTGAAGGGACTCATGCGATGA
- a CDS encoding geranylgeranyl reductase family protein has translation MPKAEADVIVVGAGPGGSAAAANLARRGVGVLLLEKSHFPREKVCGDGFTPRTTRALVRLGIDTSEEAGWLHNKGLRVYGGRVEPFQLEWPKLADFPSYGLVRKRADFDDLMAKHAVGCGAELIQGANVTEAILDDRTGRIVGVRTRDGEEYRAPLVVAADGNSSRLSVAMGLNKRSDRPMGVAYRTYYRSPRSNDDYLESWLELWDGKPRESTLMPGYGWIFGMGDGTCNVGLGVLNTSRSFQKTDYRELMKRWLANTPEEWGFREENRLGKIQGAALPMAFNRQPVYGRGLLLVGDAGGMVNPFNGEGIAYAMESAELAADAIAQAHARGIGTESAERALHGYRIQLKASLGGYYRLGTIFVKLIGDPRVMHLCTTYGLPRKTLMRFVMKLLANLTDSHDGDAMDRVINALCRVAPAA, from the coding sequence ATGCCAAAGGCGGAAGCCGACGTCATCGTCGTCGGTGCGGGTCCTGGGGGATCCGCTGCTGCGGCCAATCTGGCGCGGCGGGGAGTGGGCGTTCTGCTGCTGGAGAAGAGCCATTTCCCGCGCGAGAAGGTGTGTGGCGACGGGTTCACACCGCGCACCACCCGGGCTTTGGTGCGCCTCGGCATTGACACCTCTGAAGAGGCCGGATGGCTTCACAACAAGGGTCTGCGTGTGTACGGAGGGCGGGTCGAGCCCTTCCAGTTGGAGTGGCCGAAGCTCGCCGACTTCCCCTCCTACGGGCTGGTGCGAAAACGCGCTGACTTCGACGATCTGATGGCCAAACACGCCGTCGGGTGCGGGGCCGAACTGATCCAGGGGGCCAACGTGACCGAGGCGATCCTGGACGATCGCACCGGTCGCATCGTTGGGGTGAGGACCCGAGACGGTGAGGAATACCGCGCCCCACTGGTGGTAGCTGCTGATGGCAACTCCTCGCGGCTGTCGGTTGCCATGGGGTTGAACAAGCGTTCCGACCGTCCGATGGGGGTGGCCTACCGCACCTACTATCGTTCCCCACGCAGCAACGACGACTACCTCGAATCGTGGCTGGAACTGTGGGACGGCAAACCTCGTGAATCCACTTTGATGCCTGGCTACGGCTGGATTTTCGGGATGGGCGACGGCACCTGCAACGTCGGGCTCGGCGTTCTCAACACGTCCCGGTCATTCCAGAAAACCGACTACCGGGAGCTGATGAAACGCTGGCTCGCCAACACCCCCGAGGAGTGGGGTTTCCGGGAGGAAAACCGTCTCGGGAAGATCCAGGGCGCGGCGCTCCCGATGGCTTTCAACCGGCAACCCGTCTACGGTCGCGGCCTGCTACTGGTAGGTGACGCGGGCGGCATGGTCAACCCGTTCAACGGCGAGGGGATCGCCTACGCCATGGAGTCCGCGGAACTGGCCGCCGATGCCATCGCTCAGGCCCATGCCCGCGGGATCGGCACCGAGTCCGCCGAACGCGCCCTGCACGGCTATCGCATTCAGCTGAAAGCCAGCCTCGGCGGCTACTACAGGCTGGGAACCATTTTCGTGAAGCTCATCGGCGACCCGCGCGTGATGCACCTGTGCACCACCTACGGGCTGCCCCGCAAGACCCTGATGCGCTTCGTCATGAAGCTGCTGGCGAACCTGACCGACAGTCACGACGGGGATGCCATGGATCGCGTCATCAATGCCTTGTGCCGGGTAGCGCCGGCGGCGTGA
- a CDS encoding NADH-quinone oxidoreductase subunit C — MTETPGEITPRQNTPQAPVFETKAGMWSRGSGDTSGYGHIQRQISMPGQTQGPFGEPFDTIVARGAELVPALAGGLVLFDRGELTIFVPREHLRETVKAFRDDAHLRFEICVSVSGVHYPQQTGAELHVVYHLLSITHNRRVRLEVTAPENDPQVPSVVATYPMADWHERETWDMFGILFDGHPSLTRILMPDDWVGHPQRKDYPLGGIDIQYKGATVPAPDHRRTYN, encoded by the coding sequence ATGACCGAGACCCCCGGCGAGATCACCCCACGGCAGAACACCCCCCAGGCTCCGGTGTTCGAGACGAAGGCTGGCATGTGGAGCCGAGGCTCCGGCGACACCTCCGGGTATGGCCACATTCAGCGGCAGATCTCCATGCCCGGCCAAACCCAGGGCCCCTTCGGGGAACCCTTCGATACCATCGTCGCTCGCGGAGCAGAGCTCGTCCCCGCCTTGGCCGGTGGGCTGGTGCTGTTCGACCGCGGTGAGCTGACCATTTTCGTGCCCCGTGAACACCTCCGCGAGACCGTGAAAGCATTCCGCGACGACGCCCACCTGCGTTTCGAGATCTGCGTGTCGGTCAGCGGGGTGCACTACCCGCAACAGACCGGTGCGGAACTGCACGTGGTCTATCACCTGCTCTCGATCACCCACAACCGTCGAGTCCGCCTCGAGGTGACGGCCCCCGAGAACGATCCGCAGGTCCCGTCGGTGGTGGCCACCTATCCGATGGCCGACTGGCACGAACGCGAGACCTGGGACATGTTCGGGATCCTGTTCGACGGCCATCCGTCGCTGACCCGCATCCTCATGCCCGACGACTGGGTGGGGCACCCGCAGCGCAAGGACTACCCGCTGGGCGGCATCGACATCCAGTACAAGGGCGCCACCGTGCCTGCCCCCGATCACCGGAGGACGTACAACTGA
- a CDS encoding DUF1540 domain-containing protein: MPTVTPVKSCDTTTCAFNNKGCTAFAITVDGSSACTTFITLDARAGLPTAEGRVGACQRLECAHNKDLLCSASGVTVVDGVCTSYEAR; this comes from the coding sequence ATGCCCACCGTCACCCCCGTCAAGTCCTGCGACACCACCACCTGCGCTTTCAACAACAAGGGCTGCACCGCCTTCGCGATCACCGTTGACGGCTCTTCGGCCTGCACCACCTTCATCACCCTCGACGCCCGCGCTGGCCTGCCCACCGCTGAGGGACGCGTCGGCGCCTGCCAGCGCCTCGAATGCGCCCACAACAAGGACCTGCTCTGCAGCGCCTCCGGCGTCACCGTGGTTGACGGCGTCTGCACCTCCTACGAGGCCCGCTGA
- a CDS encoding isochorismate synthase — MSLDFATKRLRATTVSIDDPGDLAHFLTTERATAFLRKGEGFITLGEVARFETDFPDAADVWWSEVSAHIDHDSELPGAWGTGPLAVGSFAFDPDRSRTRSVLIVPETIIGKRDGQAWMTRISESRLSLELPGRGDPVVPTEGIRLVPDGLSGQDWADIVAEAVARIRANEISKVVLARSLKAVAEAPIDPRHVLRRLLRAYPMAWNYLVDGMVGATPELLIRRHRTLVTSRVLAGTVSLDPGHTNPLHRAEQLAGSGKDVAEHEFAVASVAEALEPYCGAMNVPEAPSVLTLPNVMHLATDITGVAEPDISSLALAGALHPSAAVCGTPTFFAGEIIAELESMDRGRYAGPIGWVDSDGDGEWVIALRGGFINPAHPGEIRLFAGAGIVADSDPQAELAETEAKFIPMLQALGLV, encoded by the coding sequence GTGAGCCTTGACTTCGCGACGAAACGGTTGCGCGCCACGACCGTCTCCATCGATGATCCGGGGGACCTCGCGCACTTTCTCACCACCGAGCGAGCCACCGCATTCCTAAGGAAAGGCGAGGGATTCATCACCCTGGGCGAGGTGGCCCGCTTCGAGACCGATTTCCCCGACGCCGCCGACGTCTGGTGGAGCGAGGTCAGCGCCCACATCGACCACGATTCGGAACTCCCCGGCGCCTGGGGAACCGGCCCCCTGGCAGTCGGTTCTTTCGCGTTCGACCCGGACCGCTCCCGCACCCGTTCCGTGCTGATCGTCCCCGAGACCATCATCGGCAAACGCGACGGGCAGGCCTGGATGACCAGGATCAGCGAGAGCCGCCTCAGCCTGGAGCTGCCCGGCAGAGGCGATCCCGTGGTACCAACCGAGGGGATCCGACTGGTCCCTGACGGCTTGTCCGGTCAGGACTGGGCGGACATCGTCGCTGAGGCCGTAGCGCGCATCCGCGCCAACGAAATCAGCAAGGTGGTGCTGGCCCGCTCCCTGAAGGCCGTCGCAGAAGCCCCCATCGACCCGCGTCATGTGCTGCGCAGGCTCCTGCGGGCCTACCCGATGGCCTGGAATTACCTGGTCGACGGCATGGTCGGCGCGACCCCGGAGCTACTGATCCGCCGTCACCGCACCCTGGTCACGTCTCGCGTCCTGGCAGGCACGGTTTCCCTGGACCCCGGCCACACCAACCCTCTCCACAGGGCCGAACAGCTCGCGGGTTCCGGCAAGGACGTCGCGGAACACGAATTCGCGGTCGCATCCGTTGCCGAGGCACTGGAGCCCTACTGCGGCGCCATGAACGTGCCGGAAGCCCCCTCCGTACTGACCCTCCCGAACGTCATGCACCTGGCCACCGACATCACAGGGGTGGCGGAACCCGACATCAGTTCCTTGGCGCTGGCGGGAGCGCTGCACCCGTCGGCGGCCGTCTGCGGCACCCCGACCTTCTTCGCGGGCGAGATCATCGCGGAACTGGAATCCATGGACCGGGGACGCTACGCCGGCCCCATCGGCTGGGTGGACTCCGACGGCGACGGCGAATGGGTCATTGCTCTACGCGGCGGGTTCATCAATCCTGCCCACCCCGGGGAAATCCGCCTGTTCGCGGGCGCCGGAATCGTTGCCGACTCGGACCCACAGGCAGAACTGGCCGAGACCGAGGCCAAGTTTATTCCGATGCTCCAGGCTCTCGGCCTGGTCTGA